From a region of the Deinococcus terrestris genome:
- the glgP gene encoding alpha-glucan family phosphorylase, translated as MNVLGQVTVLPELPPALARLSDLAYNLYWSWTPHAQALYRDLDASLWERFQHNPVRLLLEVPQARLDEAAADLAYLERYRAVIADFDAYLNKTDTWASRHASGLAPVAYFSMEYGFHESLPIYSGGLGVLAGDHCKSASDLGLPFTAVGMLFHQGYFRQMLNRDGWQEEAYDELDLTTLPLRPAHTPAGEEARVSVQIAGREVHVRVWELLIGRIRVLLLDTNVPENSPEDRKLTARLYGGNQELRFQQYVLLGVAGIRALRALEVPAQVYHMNEGHAALLGLERVRELVGGGLDFRTATEAVAASTLFTTHTPVPAGNDAFAYDLVDRYLGGWPEALGTTRDDLYALARHDQQWDGHWVPTFSMTVFALAMSRAANGVSELHGEVSRDMWKFLYPGAEAAEVPIGHVTNGAHNLTFTSQAMRDLLSTVLPGDWTEHLEDEAMWEAIERLTDTQLSEVQRDMKREMVAFVRSRVREQGLRNGASASDLAATDGLLSEDALTIGFARRFATYKRATLLFRDRERLARIVNDPERPVQFVFAGKAHPADNPGKAFIQEIYRMSQQPEFRGKIVILENYDMNVARHLVQGVDIWLNNPRRPLEASGTSGMKASFNGAPNFSILDGWWREGYDGTNGWPIGEEREYADLNVQDEADAHSLYTTLEDQIVPSYYGDRAGWARTVRRAIRTVSPRFSMQRQVIDYVRQYYVPLSERGAALSAGNAARARQIAEWKAWVRGQWPHTRLSASADLPATARPGQTVEVRAQVQSAGIRPEDLRVEAVLKRGDDVTRFPLERQGDGSYRAAVPLPGSGLYTVGVRMVPVIEGLSNGLEAGLIRWA; from the coding sequence ATGAACGTTCTCGGTCAGGTCACCGTTCTCCCGGAGCTGCCGCCCGCCCTCGCCCGGCTCTCCGACCTCGCCTATAACCTCTACTGGTCGTGGACCCCGCACGCGCAGGCCCTCTACCGCGACCTCGACGCGTCGTTATGGGAGCGCTTCCAGCACAACCCGGTGCGGCTGCTGCTGGAAGTGCCCCAGGCCCGGCTGGACGAGGCCGCCGCCGACCTCGCCTACCTGGAGCGTTACCGGGCCGTGATCGCGGACTTCGACGCGTACCTGAACAAGACCGACACCTGGGCCAGCCGCCACGCCTCCGGCCTCGCGCCCGTCGCCTACTTCTCGATGGAGTACGGCTTCCACGAGTCGCTGCCCATCTACTCCGGCGGCCTCGGGGTGCTGGCGGGCGACCACTGCAAGAGTGCGTCCGACCTGGGGCTGCCCTTCACGGCGGTGGGGATGCTCTTCCACCAGGGGTACTTCCGGCAGATGCTCAACCGCGACGGCTGGCAGGAGGAAGCCTACGACGAACTGGACCTGACCACCCTGCCCCTGCGCCCGGCCCACACCCCGGCAGGCGAGGAGGCCCGCGTGTCGGTGCAGATCGCCGGGCGTGAGGTCCACGTGCGCGTCTGGGAACTTCTGATCGGGCGCATCCGCGTGCTGCTGCTGGACACCAACGTGCCCGAGAACTCGCCCGAGGACCGCAAGCTCACGGCGCGGCTGTACGGCGGCAACCAGGAACTGCGCTTCCAGCAGTACGTGCTGCTGGGCGTGGCGGGCATCCGGGCGCTGCGGGCGCTGGAAGTCCCGGCGCAGGTCTACCACATGAACGAGGGCCACGCCGCCCTGCTGGGGCTGGAGCGCGTGCGTGAACTCGTCGGCGGTGGGCTGGACTTCCGCACCGCGACCGAGGCGGTCGCCGCCTCCACCCTCTTCACCACCCACACGCCGGTTCCGGCGGGCAACGACGCCTTCGCCTACGACCTCGTAGACCGCTATCTGGGCGGGTGGCCCGAGGCGCTGGGCACCACGCGCGACGACCTCTACGCGCTGGCCCGTCACGACCAGCAGTGGGACGGCCACTGGGTGCCCACCTTCTCCATGACGGTGTTCGCGCTCGCCATGAGCCGCGCGGCGAACGGCGTCTCCGAGCTGCACGGCGAGGTCAGCCGTGACATGTGGAAGTTCCTCTACCCCGGCGCGGAAGCCGCCGAGGTGCCCATCGGCCACGTCACCAACGGGGCGCACAACCTCACCTTCACCTCGCAGGCGATGCGCGACCTGCTCTCGACCGTGCTGCCGGGCGACTGGACCGAGCACTTGGAAGACGAGGCGATGTGGGAGGCGATCGAGCGCCTCACTGACACGCAGCTCAGCGAGGTGCAGCGCGACATGAAGCGCGAGATGGTCGCTTTCGTGCGCTCGCGGGTGCGCGAGCAGGGCCTGCGGAACGGAGCGTCGGCCTCCGACCTCGCTGCCACCGACGGGCTGCTCTCGGAGGACGCCCTGACCATCGGCTTTGCCCGCCGCTTCGCCACCTACAAGCGGGCCACCTTGCTGTTCCGCGACCGTGAGCGCCTCGCGCGGATCGTGAATGACCCTGAGCGCCCGGTGCAGTTCGTCTTCGCGGGCAAGGCGCACCCTGCCGACAACCCCGGCAAGGCCTTTATCCAGGAGATCTACCGGATGTCGCAGCAGCCCGAGTTCCGGGGCAAGATCGTCATTCTGGAAAACTACGACATGAACGTCGCCCGTCACCTGGTGCAGGGGGTGGACATCTGGCTGAACAACCCCCGCCGCCCGCTGGAGGCGTCGGGCACCAGCGGCATGAAGGCCAGCTTCAACGGGGCGCCCAACTTCTCCATCCTCGACGGGTGGTGGCGCGAGGGCTACGACGGCACCAACGGCTGGCCTATCGGCGAGGAGCGCGAGTACGCCGACCTCAACGTGCAGGATGAGGCCGACGCCCACAGCCTCTACACCACGCTGGAAGATCAGATCGTCCCGAGCTATTACGGCGACCGGGCGGGCTGGGCGAGGACGGTGCGCCGGGCTATTCGCACCGTCTCGCCGCGCTTTTCCATGCAGCGGCAGGTCATCGACTACGTGCGCCAGTACTACGTGCCCCTGAGCGAGCGCGGCGCGGCCCTCTCCGCCGGAAACGCCGCCCGCGCCCGCCAGATCGCGGAGTGGAAGGCCTGGGTGCGCGGGCAGTGGCCCCACACCCGCCTGAGCGCGAGTGCCGACCTGCCCGCCACCGCCCGCCCCGGCCAGACGGTGGAGGTCCGGGCACAGGTGCAGTCTGCGGGCATCCGCCCCGAGGACCTGCGCGTGGAGGCGGTCCTCAAGCGCGGCGACGACGTGACCCGTTTCCCGCTGGAGCGCCAGGGCGACGGCAGCTACCGCGCCGCCGTGCCCCTGCCCGGCAGCGGCCTGTACACCGTGGGCGTGCGGATGGTCCCGGTGATCGAGGGCCTGAGCAACGGGCTGGAGGCTGGGCTGATCCGCTGGGCGTAA
- a CDS encoding EamA family transporter, giving the protein MPPVRLPALPPIPSLLVAMLSIQGGAAFAKSLFPTLGAAGTTGLRVTLAAAILGLVFRPRLRELPWAAWRAILPYGAALGLMNLTFYLSLTRLPLGLAVTLEFVGPLVLSLVLSRRVQDLGWVALAALGILLIAPRGGVGEGLDPIGVALALTAGAFWALYILAGGAVGRRVPGVTGVVAGMTVAAAVTLPFGIVQAGTGLLAPSALLAGLAVAVLSSALPYSLEMAALRAIPARVFGVLMSLEPAIAALSGLLFLGERLTLGQWLAMGCVIAASVGITLSGAQKVAVPEPVN; this is encoded by the coding sequence ATGCCCCCCGTGCGCCTGCCTGCCCTGCCGCCCATTCCCTCGCTGCTCGTCGCCATGCTGAGCATTCAGGGGGGGGCGGCCTTTGCCAAGTCGCTGTTTCCCACCCTGGGGGCGGCGGGCACAACCGGGCTGCGCGTGACGCTGGCGGCGGCGATCCTGGGCCTGGTCTTCCGGCCCCGCCTGCGCGAACTGCCCTGGGCCGCGTGGCGGGCGATCCTGCCCTACGGGGCGGCGCTGGGCCTGATGAACCTGACCTTCTACCTCTCGCTGACGCGGCTGCCGCTGGGCCTGGCCGTCACGCTGGAGTTCGTGGGGCCGCTGGTGCTGTCGCTGGTCCTCTCGCGCCGGGTGCAGGATCTGGGCTGGGTGGCGCTGGCCGCGCTGGGCATCCTCCTGATCGCACCGCGTGGCGGGGTGGGGGAGGGGCTGGACCCCATCGGCGTGGCGCTGGCATTGACGGCCGGGGCTTTCTGGGCGCTGTACATCCTGGCCGGGGGCGCGGTGGGGCGGCGGGTGCCCGGCGTGACGGGGGTGGTCGCGGGCATGACGGTGGCCGCTGCCGTGACCCTGCCCTTCGGCATCGTGCAGGCGGGGACGGGTTTGCTGGCTCCCAGCGCCCTCCTCGCGGGGCTGGCGGTCGCCGTCCTCTCCAGCGCCCTGCCCTACAGCCTGGAGATGGCCGCCCTCCGAGCCATTCCCGCCCGCGTCTTCGGCGTGCTGATGAGTCTGGAGCCTGCCATCGCCGCGCTGAGCGGCCTCCTCTTTCTGGGGGAGCGCCTCACGCTGGGGCAGTGGCTGGCGATGGGCTGCGTGATTGCGGCGAGTGTAGGCATCACCCTGAGCGGGGCGCAGAAGGTGGCCGTGCCCGAGCCGGTGAACTGA